The DNA window ATCCCGCTTGTCTGAAGCGCCGCGTCTTCCCGGATCGGGATGGCCGGCACAAGGCCGGCCACGACGGGGAGGATGGCAGGACGGGACTCGTGCTCCTACGCTCTCTAGCCCTGCGCTAGATACTCCTTGGCCAGGATCTTGGCCTCTTCGACTGCTGGCTGATCGAACGGGTCGACCCCCATGGCGTAGCCGGCCAGGATCGTCTCCAGCATGAAATGCATGAGAAGCTCGCCCAGGGTGCGCTCGTTCAGGGTCTCGACATGGATCTGGCGAGTCGGACGGCTGTTCTTGGCGAAGGTGTCGGCCATGGCACGGCCCTGAGCGGCCACCAGATCCCCGATGGTCTTGCCGGCGAACGCAGCTTGACCCGCACGCTTGGCCAGGGACGCATCCATCACGGGCCCCTTCCCGGCGACGCCGGTGGTCAGCACCGTGAAGAGCTTGTCGTTCGGGCCCGCGAGATAGAGCTGCTGCTGGCTGTGCTGGTCCACCGGACCGATGGCGGCGACCGGCTGCGTGCCCTTGCCGTCCTTGCCGACGCTCTCGGCCCAGAGCTGCACCCACCAGCGCGTGAAGCGCTCGAGCCTGTCCGCATAGGCCATTGTGACCGCGATGCCCTTGCCGGCCTTGGCCGCCGCCACGTTGAGCGCGGCGCCGAGGGCGGCCGGCGCGTCCTTGGCCGCGGCCCCGCTGCGGAAGGGCGCGTAGGCGTCGGCCGCGCCCTGGCGGATGGCTTCGACGTCGAGGCCGAGCACGGCGGCCGGCAGGAGCCCCACATTGGTCAGCACCGAGTAGCGTCCGCCGATTCCGGTGTGATGCTCCAGGAAGCGCACGCCCTCCGGCTCGAGGAGATCGCGAAGGGCGTTCTTGCCGCCGTCCTTGCGGGGCTCGGACAGGCCGAGGAAGAGATCGTTGGGATGGGAGCGCAGGCCGGCCTTCTCCAGGGCCGTGAGGACCGCGATGGTCTGCATCAGCGTCTCGCCCGTGCCGCCGGATTTCGAGATCGCCACGAACTTGCTCGAGGAGAGCGGCAGCTTGTGCAGGATGCGGTCGAAGGTGATCGGATCGAGGTTGTCGAGGAAGTGGATGCGGGGGCTCTCGGTGAAGCGGCCCGTGCCCGGCACCGCGTAATCCTTCAGCTGCGCCAGGGTCTGTCCGCCGAGGCTCGATCCGCCGACGCCCAGGATGACCACGTCGGTCGCATCGTCGCGCAGGAACGCGGCCGCCTCACGGATGTCCGCCAGATCGTCGGTGGTGCGCGGCATGTGGAGAAGCGGCAGCCGGCCCGACGCATCGTCCTCTGCGAGGCGCTTCATGGCCTCGCCCACGAGCCCGAGCGCATCGTCGAGCGCCGCCTGCGGCAGACCGCCTTCCCCGATATTCACGTCAAGGGCAAGATCGATCGATTGCTGCAGGGCCATGGGCGTACTCCGACTCGTTCAAAGCAGGAGCGAAAGATTAGGGCAGAGAGGAGCCCGAGGCTAGGGCCGTCGCAACAGGCCTGAAGCGTCTGCCTCCGAAGGCGGGTCTGGAGCGCCGCGCCCCTCGGATCGAGATCACCGGGACAAGCCCGGTGACGGCGTGGCGATCAAACGCCGGTGGGCCGGCCGGCGATCACGGTGAGCATTTTGCCGTCGCCGAAGATCTGCGCGGCGGCCTTGCGGATGTCCGCCTGCCTCACGGCCGCGACAAGGCCGTTGCGGCGGGCGATGTAGTCGATGCCGAGGCCCTCGAAGGCGATCTGCGCCAGGGTATGGGCGATCTTCGTCGAGGTGTCGAAGCCGAGGGCGTAGGAACCGGTGAGATAATCCTTGGCCTTCTGCAGCTCCTCGTCGGAAGGGCCTTCGCTCGTCAGCTTCGCCATCTCGTCGGTGATGACGTCGAGGGCCTCGACGACGCGCTCGTTTTTGGTGGCGGTGTAGCCCCATGTCATGCTGGCCGAACGGTAGCTCACGAGGGAGGTGCCGACGCTGTAGGCGAGGCCGCGCTTCTCGCGGACCTCCTGGAACAGGCGCGAGGTGAACGCGCCGCCGCCCAGGATGTGGTTGAGCACGTAGGCCGGGATGAATCCCGGATCGCGCCAGGCGATGCCGTTCATGCCGAAGCGGATGACGGATTGGGGCACGTCGAGATCGACCACGATGCGCGAACCCAGCTTCTGCAGCGAGGCGGGCTCGATGAGACCGAGGGGCTTGGCGTCCGGCAGGGCGCCGAACACCTTGTCGAGCAGGCTGGAGAGATCGTCGCCTCCGATGGCTCCGACCACGGCGATCTTGACGCGCCCGCGGGCGATGATCGCCTTGTGCATGGCGATCAGGTCGTCGCGGGTGATCGCCGCGATGCTCTCGGGCGTGCCCGAGGTCGGACGCCCGTAGGGATGGCCGGCGAAGCCGTCCTCGAAGAAGCGGCGCGTCGCCATGACGCCCGGATCGTTCTGCTGGTACTTCAGCCCCGCGATGGTCTGGGCGCGCACGCGCTCGATGGAATCCTGATCGAAGCGCGGCTCGGCGAGCGCAAGGCGCAGCAGCTCGAAGGCTTCGTCCGCATGCTTGACCAGCGTCTTCAGGGAGCCGCCGAGGGCATCATTGCCCGCATTGAACGACAGCTCGATCGCATGGGCGGCCAGGCGCTCCTGGAAGGCATCGGAATCGTACTCGCCTGCCCCTTCGTCGAGCAGGCGTGCGAGCATCTGCGCCACGCCGGGCTTGTCCGCGGGATCGTGCGCCGAGCCTCCCTCGAAAATGAAGGAAACGGCGATCAGCGGAACCACGTCGGACTCGACGTGCCATGCCTCGACGCCACGGGCGGAGGTCAGCGCCTTTACCGTGGTCGGAGACGAGGACATGGTTTCGACAGAAGCTGTCATGGGTACCTCGGTTCTTGTGCAGGCGGGCTTTTTTAAGAGGCCGATTTCTGCAGATAGCCCGTCACGGAACGGCGGGGGATGAGATAGCGCTCGGCCGCGGAGGCGAGATCGTCCTTCAGGACGGTCTCGATCTCGACCGGCCAGCGGCGCACCTCCTCGATGGTCTCGCCGATGGCGAGCGCCGAGCCGTAGATGCGCGCGAGCGACGATTGGCTGTCGGTGGAATAGATCGTCTCGGCCACGAGGCGCGTCTTCGCGCGTTCGACGGAATCCGCGTCGAGCGCCTCGGCCGGAATGGTCTTGAGCACCTGATCGACGGCTTCTTCCAGCGCCTGCAGCGACACGCCTTCGGCCGGCACCGCATAGACGCAGAAGCGCGTATCCTCCATGGCGGAGGACATGTACCAGGCGCCCGCGTTCACGGCGATGCCGCGCTCCATCACGAGCTTGCGGTAGAGATAGGAGGTCGGCCCGCCGCCGATCACCTCGGCGAGAAGCTCGAGCGCGTAGCAGTCGCGCTGCGAGGCCGTGCGGCAGGACGGCACGAGGTAGAGCCGCTGCATGGTCGGCTGCTCGACCTTCGGATCGGCCACGGTGATGTGGCGCGCCGCCACGGGCTCGGGCTCGCGCGGACGCATCCGCACCGGACGCTTGCCCTGCGGGGCGATGCGGCCGTAGGTGGCGTCGGCCAGCCGGCGCACCTCGTCCTCGCTCACGTCGCCCGCCACGACCAGAATGCCGTTCTCGGGCGTGTAGAAGCGGCGATAGTAGTCGAGCGCGTGGTCGCGATTGAGCGTCTCGATCTCGTGCATCCAGCCGATGATCGGAATGCCGTAGGGGTGATGCACGAACAGGGAAGCCGCCATCGCTTCGGAGAGCTGCGCCGACGGATCGGTCTCGACGCGCATGCGGCGTTCTTCCAGCACCACGTCGCGCTCAGGCGCGATGACGGATTCCTCCAGGAGGAGGTTCGTCATACGGTCGGCCTCGAACTCCATCATGGTCTTGAGGTTCTCGCGGGCGACGCGCTGGAAATAGGCCGTGTAGTCGAAGGACGTGAACGCATTCTCCTGACCGCCGAGGCCCGAGACAACCTTCGAGAACTCGCCGGCCGGGTGCTTCTCCGTGCCCTTGAACATCAGGTGCTCGAGGAAATGCGCGATGCCCGATTGTCCGAGCGGATCATCGGCCGAACCGTTGCGGTACCAGATCATGTGCGTCGCGACAGGGACCCGGCGGTCCGGGATGACCACGACGTCGAGACCATTATCGAGCGTGAAGGATGACAGGTTCGGGCCACTGCCTTCCGTCCGCCCGAATGAGGCGGCGTCAGCGCGAAGAAGGGGCTTTGAGGCAGTGTCCATGACGTTTCAACCTTGGCGACATCAATGCGTTTCGCAGGGCAGTTCCTACGGGATAGTCAAATTAAGGGGCTATGCAAGCGAAGCCGCTGATCTTTCCTGTGCGGCGCGATTTGTCCGGAAATGTCCGATCAGGCTTGGCTTTTGATGGCCCCATAACGGTTTCAGGCGAACGGTCGATCCGTTCGCCTGAAGGAAGAGGGAGGAGACAATGCTTACTGCCTGCTCTGCTGCTGGCGGAGATAGGCCGACGGGCTGTCGGGATCGCCGGACACGATCGGATCGGCCGTGGCCTTGATGCGGCGGCCGCCCTGGGCCCTGAGCAGATCGCCCGGAGGATCGCTGAGATAGCGGCGGTCGAGGCCGTTGCCTTCAAGCTGCGGCTTGTCCTCCTTGGAGAAGGCGCGCAGCTCGTCGGGGCTCATGCGGGCGATATCGGCCTGCCGACCGACCGGGTATTGCGGGCCGGCGGCCGCGGCGTTCGGATTGCGTCCGGCACGCATCTCCTCGATGGAGAGGCGCTTGCCTTCCGTGTTCTTGTAGAGTTCGGAATTGGTATAAGGCATGCGGGCTTCGGCCGCGGCCTTGCGGCGGGCCGCCACGTCCGGATCCTTTGGCCAGTTGGCGTTGCGCGCCTCGGCACCGCTGCTCGCGACCGGAGCCGGCAGATCCATCTTGGGCGGAAGCACGAGCGGCGCGCGCTCGTTGTAGGCGATGGGTGCCTTTTCCTTGGGAATGATGCCGATGGCGCCGAGGATGCTCTTCACGGCCTCGCCTTCCTGGGCCGAAGCGCCGGTGGCGGCGATCAGAAGCGCCAAGGCCCCCGCGCGGCCTATGATTTTCATTCCCTTCATGGCACCCACCATTCGTTTCTCATTGTGGCCGGAAGGCCTGATCGCTCATTCTGGCGAACATATGGCAAACGGCGCCACAACATATCGTTATTTCGCTCGTCGCCCCTCCAGGACGAAGGAGTCATAAAGCAAACCAACCACCCCCGCAACGATGGCGGCATCGGCCACGTTGAACACGTACCAGGACCAGGTTCCGACATGGATCTGGATGAAATCGAACACGGCCCCGTAGGCCAGCCTGTCGATGACGTTCCCGATGGCGCCGCCGACGATCAGGCCGAGGGATACGGCCAGAAGCTTGGCCGTCGTGCGCCGGATCCAGAAGGACAGGCCGATGGCGGCCAGGATCGAGATGACGATCAGCCCCCAGCGGCCGACCTCCGAGCTTTGCTGGAACAGGCCGTAGGAAATGCCCCGGTTCCACACGACGATCAGATTGACGAAAGGAGCGAGTTCGACCGGCTCCCGCACCGGCAGATCGTAGACGAAAAGGGTGTAGAGCTTGGTGGCCTGATCGAGCACGAGGGTGAGCAAGGCCGCAGTGAAGCCCAGGACCGCCGCGGCCGACAGGCCCTTCTGGACCGAGCGGCCCCTGCCCCTTCCCTTCGAGCTCCCGCCTTTCGAGCCTCCTGACCGGTTCGCTACGCGCGGACGCGGCGAAGCGGCCTGAGGCGTCATTCCCGCATCCGTCAGCGGCACGCCGGTGTCGTCGGGCTTGCTCATTCCGCCGCCGCCTTCAGCTGGTCCCACTCGCGCAGGGCCGCCGCGTCGCGGGGCGTCACATCCGGATAATCGGGATCGGTCCCGACGTCGGGCGTGACCTTCCAGGAGCGGGCGCATTTGCGGCCCTGGGCCAGCCCCGGCACGACCGCCACGCCCCTGACGTCCTCGAGGCGGAAGGCCTCGGCCGGGCCTTCGCCCTGCACCACCTGGATGCCGGACGTGATGCAGATCTCGGCGAGGTCGAGGCCCTCGACGGCCCGGAACAGGCTCTCGTCGGCGATGTGCACGATGGGCGCCGCCTCCAGGCTCGCGCCGATGCGCTTCTGGGCGCGCTCGATCTCCAGCGCGCCGGTGACGACGCGGCGCACGCGGCGGACCTTCGCCCAGCGCTCCGCGAGCGCCTCGTCACGCCACTCGGCCGGCACCTGCGGGAAGGTTTCGAGATGCACCGACTCCGCCTGCGGATAGCGCGCGAGCCAGGATTCCTCCGCCGTGAACGCGAGGATCGGGGCGATCCAGGTCGCCACGCAGCGGAAGGTCTGGTCGATCACCGTGAGGGCGCTCTTGCGCACCTTGCCGGAGATCGGATCGCAGTAGAGCGAGTCCTTGCGGATGTCGAAGTAGAAGGCCGACAGGTCCGTCGTCATGAACGAGGTCAGCAGCGCGACCACGCGCTTGTAGTCGTAGTTGCCGTAGGCCTCGCGCACCTCGTCGCCGAGTTCGACCAGGCGGTGAAGCACGAAGCGCTCGAGATCGGGCATCTCGTTGAACGCGACCTTGTCGGCCTCGCGGAAATGCGCCAGCGAGCCCAGCATCCAGCGGATCGTGTTGCGCAGCTTGCGGTAGGTCTCGGCCGTCGTCTTGATGATCTCCGGGCCGATGCGCTGATCGTCCCAATAATCGACCGAGGCCGTCCAGAGGCGCAGGATGTCGGCGCCGTATTCCTTAATGATGCTCTGCGGCGCGACCGTGTTGCCGAGCGACTTCGACATCTTGCGGCCCTGCTCGTCGAGCGTGAAGCCATGGGTGACGACGATGTCGTAGGGCGCGCGGCCGCGGGTGCCGCAGCTCTCGAGCAGCGAGGAGTGGAACCAGCCGCGGTGCTGGTCCGAGCCTTCGAGATACATGACCTGATCGGGCCCGCCGTCGACCTTGCGCTGAACCTTCAGGTCCTCGCGCTTCTCGAGCGCGAAGGCGTGGGTGCAGCCGGAGTCGAACCAGACGTCGAGGATGTCGTTGATCTTGTCGAAGTCATTCAGGTCGTAGCCGCCCGCCTTCAGGAAGCGCGAGCCGTCATCCGCATACCAGGCATCCGCGCCGTCCTGCTCGAAGGCCTGCGCGATGGCGTCGTTGACGCGCTCGTCCTTGAGGATCTCGTTGGTGCCCTTGCGGACGAAGACCGCGATCGGCACGCCCCAGGCGCGCTGGCGCGAGACCACCCAGTCGGGCCTGTTCTCGATCATCCCGGTGATGCGGTTCTCGCCGGTTTCGGGCACCCACTCGACGGTCTTGATGCCGTGCAGCGCGCGCTGGCGCAGGGTGTCGCCCTTGCCGTCGAGCGGCTTGTCCATCGAGATGAACCATTGCGGCGTGTTGCGGAAGATCAGCGGCCCCTTCGAGCGCCAGGAATGGGGATACTGGTGCTTGAGGCGCCCGCGCGCGATGAGCGCCCCGACCTCGACCAGCTTGCGGATCACAGCCTCGTTGGCGCCCGCATCCTTGCCCTTGTCATCGTAGATGCGCTCGCCGGCGAAGAACGGCACGTCGGGGAAATACGACGAATCCGGCGAGACCGTGTGCGGCACCTCCTTGGTGCCGCAGGCGGCGAAGACGTCGCGGTGCTTCACATAGGTATTGTAGTCGTCCGCGCCGTGGCCGGGAGCCGTATGCACGAAGCCCGTGCCCGCGTCGTCGGTCACGTAGTCGGCCGGCAGGACCGGAACGCCGAAATCCCAATAGCCGTGCGCGCCCTCGAGCCCGCGGAACGGATGCGCGCAGCGCTCGATCATCACCGGCAGCACGTCCTTCACGCGTCGGTATTCGGCGACGCGTGCGGTGGCGAAGACATCGGCCGCGAGCTTGTCGGCGATCACGAGACGGTCGCCCACCTTGGCCCAGTTGTCGTCCGCCGCCTCCGTGACGTCGTAGAGCCCGTAGGCGATGGTGTCGCCATACGCGATGGCGCGGTTGGCCGGGATCGTCCAGGGAGTCGTGGTCCAGATGACCACGGACGCGCCGTCGAGATCGCCGTCCAGCGTGTTGGTGATCCTGAACTTCACCCAGATCGTCGTGGAAGTCTTCTCGTGGTACTCGACCTCGGCCTCGGCGAGCGCCGTCTTCTCCACGGATGACCACATGACGGGCTTCGAGCCGCGGTAGAGCTGGTCGCTCACCGCGAACTTCATGATCTCGCGGGCGATCTGCGCTTCCGCGTCATAGGACATGGTCTGGTAGGGGTTCGTCCAGTCGCCCTCGACGCCGAGGCGCTTGAACTCCTCGCGCTGCACGTCGATCCACTTCTCGGCGAAGGCCCGGCACTCGCGGCGGAACTCGACGATGTCCACGTCGTCCTTGTTCTTGCCCTTGGCGCGGTATTCCTCCTCGATCTTCCATTCGATCGGCAGGCCGTGGCAGTCCCAGCCGGGCACGTAGTTGGAATCGAAGCCCAGCATGCCCTGGGAGCGGACCACCATGTCCTTTAGGATCTTGTTCAGCGCATGCCCGATATGGATGTTGCCGTTGGCATAGGGCGGGCCGTCGTGCAGCACGAAGCGCGGACGGCCCTTCTGGACCTCACGCAGGCGCTGGTAGAGCCTGTTCTCGTTCCAGCGCTGGAGGAGGAGCGGCTCCCGCTGCGGCAGGCCGGCCCGCATGGGGAACTCGGTCTGGGGCAGGAACAGGGTTTCGGAATAATCGCGGGCGGCGCTTTCGGGCTTGTCGGTCATCGTGGTCAATCGGTCTTGTGTGGCCCGTGAATCAGGCGGGCGCATCGGGCTTCTGTCGGAGGCGAACGGCTAGGATCCCGGACCTTCGCGGGTCATGCGAAAGCCGGGCCGATAATTCGCGCAGCGCCTATGCGGGCGGCCAGCGGAGCCTGAGAAGCCGTGGACATGACGAGCCTTTTAGCAGCGCCGGGCCGGATAATAAAGCGCAGACACATGGGTTTGCCGAACGGCCGGGAGCCGGCGCGGAACCATTGCCACGGTTCCGCCTTGCCCTCGTTCGGGCCGAATGGCCCCTCCTATGCTCGAAGACGGAGCCCCAGCATGTCCCCGATGCCCCCCTCCTCCCCGGTCCGCTACGAACCATCCGTCGAGACGCCGCATCCGAAGGAGGCCGAGATCGGGGCGAGCATTCTGGATTCGATGCGGAAGATCCGGGAAAAGACTTTTGCGGATTACGGCCGCGCAATGCGCAGCGTGCACGCCAAAGGCCACGGCGCCCTGAAAGGGGAACTTCGGGTTCTGCCCGGTCTGCCCGGGGTCCTGGCCCAGGGCCTCTTCGCCAAGCCCGGCACCTACCCGGCCGTTCTCCGGCTCTCCACCACGCCGGGCGACATCCTTGACGACAGCATCTCCACCCCGCGCGGCCTCTCGATCAAGGTGTCGGGCGTCGAAGGCGAGCGCCTGCCGGGCTCGGAGGGCGCCACGACCCAGGATTTCGTGCTGGTGAACGGCCCCGCCTTCCAGTCGAGCCCGTCCATGTTCGCCCAAAACCTCAAGCTCCTCGAGAAGACTACCGACCGGCTCGACCGGACCAAGAAGGCAGTCTCGGCCATCTCGCGCGGCCTGGAAAGCCTGATCGAGGCCTTCGGCGGCGAGAGCGCCAAGCTCCAGGCCCTCGGCGGGCACCCGGAGACCCATATCCTGGGCGAGACCTTCTATTCGCAGGCGCCGATCCGCTACGGCGCCTACATCGCCAAGGTCTCGGTCGCGCCGATAAGCGCGGAGCTGAAAGAGCTCAAGGGCGCTCCGCTCGACCTGAACCGTAGGTCCGACGGCCTGCGCGAAGCCGTCGTGGATTTTTTCCACCGGCATGGCGGGGAATGGGAAATCCGGGTCCAGCTCTGCGCCGATCTCGACACCATGCCGGTCGAGGATGCCTCCGTCTTGTGGCCGGAGGACAGGAGTCCCTATATTCCGGTCGGTCGCATCACGGTTGA is part of the Microvirga terrae genome and encodes:
- the ileS gene encoding isoleucine--tRNA ligase, whose protein sequence is MTDKPESAARDYSETLFLPQTEFPMRAGLPQREPLLLQRWNENRLYQRLREVQKGRPRFVLHDGPPYANGNIHIGHALNKILKDMVVRSQGMLGFDSNYVPGWDCHGLPIEWKIEEEYRAKGKNKDDVDIVEFRRECRAFAEKWIDVQREEFKRLGVEGDWTNPYQTMSYDAEAQIAREIMKFAVSDQLYRGSKPVMWSSVEKTALAEAEVEYHEKTSTTIWVKFRITNTLDGDLDGASVVIWTTTPWTIPANRAIAYGDTIAYGLYDVTEAADDNWAKVGDRLVIADKLAADVFATARVAEYRRVKDVLPVMIERCAHPFRGLEGAHGYWDFGVPVLPADYVTDDAGTGFVHTAPGHGADDYNTYVKHRDVFAACGTKEVPHTVSPDSSYFPDVPFFAGERIYDDKGKDAGANEAVIRKLVEVGALIARGRLKHQYPHSWRSKGPLIFRNTPQWFISMDKPLDGKGDTLRQRALHGIKTVEWVPETGENRITGMIENRPDWVVSRQRAWGVPIAVFVRKGTNEILKDERVNDAIAQAFEQDGADAWYADDGSRFLKAGGYDLNDFDKINDILDVWFDSGCTHAFALEKREDLKVQRKVDGGPDQVMYLEGSDQHRGWFHSSLLESCGTRGRAPYDIVVTHGFTLDEQGRKMSKSLGNTVAPQSIIKEYGADILRLWTASVDYWDDQRIGPEIIKTTAETYRKLRNTIRWMLGSLAHFREADKVAFNEMPDLERFVLHRLVELGDEVREAYGNYDYKRVVALLTSFMTTDLSAFYFDIRKDSLYCDPISGKVRKSALTVIDQTFRCVATWIAPILAFTAEESWLARYPQAESVHLETFPQVPAEWRDEALAERWAKVRRVRRVVTGALEIERAQKRIGASLEAAPIVHIADESLFRAVEGLDLAEICITSGIQVVQGEGPAEAFRLEDVRGVAVVPGLAQGRKCARSWKVTPDVGTDPDYPDVTPRDAAALREWDQLKAAAE
- the lspA gene encoding signal peptidase II is translated as MGFTAALLTLVLDQATKLYTLFVYDLPVREPVELAPFVNLIVVWNRGISYGLFQQSSEVGRWGLIVISILAAIGLSFWIRRTTAKLLAVSLGLIVGGAIGNVIDRLAYGAVFDFIQIHVGTWSWYVFNVADAAIVAGVVGLLYDSFVLEGRRAK
- a CDS encoding M16 family metallopeptidase, translated to MDTASKPLLRADAASFGRTEGSGPNLSSFTLDNGLDVVVIPDRRVPVATHMIWYRNGSADDPLGQSGIAHFLEHLMFKGTEKHPAGEFSKVVSGLGGQENAFTSFDYTAYFQRVARENLKTMMEFEADRMTNLLLEESVIAPERDVVLEERRMRVETDPSAQLSEAMAASLFVHHPYGIPIIGWMHEIETLNRDHALDYYRRFYTPENGILVVAGDVSEDEVRRLADATYGRIAPQGKRPVRMRPREPEPVAARHITVADPKVEQPTMQRLYLVPSCRTASQRDCYALELLAEVIGGGPTSYLYRKLVMERGIAVNAGAWYMSSAMEDTRFCVYAVPAEGVSLQALEEAVDQVLKTIPAEALDADSVERAKTRLVAETIYSTDSQSSLARIYGSALAIGETIEEVRRWPVEIETVLKDDLASAAERYLIPRRSVTGYLQKSAS
- a CDS encoding catalase family protein, whose translation is MPPSSPVRYEPSVETPHPKEAEIGASILDSMRKIREKTFADYGRAMRSVHAKGHGALKGELRVLPGLPGVLAQGLFAKPGTYPAVLRLSTTPGDILDDSISTPRGLSIKVSGVEGERLPGSEGATTQDFVLVNGPAFQSSPSMFAQNLKLLEKTTDRLDRTKKAVSAISRGLESLIEAFGGESAKLQALGGHPETHILGETFYSQAPIRYGAYIAKVSVAPISAELKELKGAPLDLNRRSDGLREAVVDFFHRHGGEWEIRVQLCADLDTMPVEDASVLWPEDRSPYIPVGRITVEPQEAWSDGKAAAIDEGLSFSPWHGLAAHQPLGVVMRLRRTAYAASAAFRAARNGHSNEEPKTLDAIPV
- a CDS encoding glucose-6-phosphate isomerase gives rise to the protein MALQQSIDLALDVNIGEGGLPQAALDDALGLVGEAMKRLAEDDASGRLPLLHMPRTTDDLADIREAAAFLRDDATDVVILGVGGSSLGGQTLAQLKDYAVPGTGRFTESPRIHFLDNLDPITFDRILHKLPLSSSKFVAISKSGGTGETLMQTIAVLTALEKAGLRSHPNDLFLGLSEPRKDGGKNALRDLLEPEGVRFLEHHTGIGGRYSVLTNVGLLPAAVLGLDVEAIRQGAADAYAPFRSGAAAKDAPAALGAALNVAAAKAGKGIAVTMAYADRLERFTRWWVQLWAESVGKDGKGTQPVAAIGPVDQHSQQQLYLAGPNDKLFTVLTTGVAGKGPVMDASLAKRAGQAAFAGKTIGDLVAAQGRAMADTFAKNSRPTRQIHVETLNERTLGELLMHFMLETILAGYAMGVDPFDQPAVEEAKILAKEYLAQG
- a CDS encoding M16 family metallopeptidase, whose amino-acid sequence is MTASVETMSSSPTTVKALTSARGVEAWHVESDVVPLIAVSFIFEGGSAHDPADKPGVAQMLARLLDEGAGEYDSDAFQERLAAHAIELSFNAGNDALGGSLKTLVKHADEAFELLRLALAEPRFDQDSIERVRAQTIAGLKYQQNDPGVMATRRFFEDGFAGHPYGRPTSGTPESIAAITRDDLIAMHKAIIARGRVKIAVVGAIGGDDLSSLLDKVFGALPDAKPLGLIEPASLQKLGSRIVVDLDVPQSVIRFGMNGIAWRDPGFIPAYVLNHILGGGAFTSRLFQEVREKRGLAYSVGTSLVSYRSASMTWGYTATKNERVVEALDVITDEMAKLTSEGPSDEELQKAKDYLTGSYALGFDTSTKIAHTLAQIAFEGLGIDYIARRNGLVAAVRQADIRKAAAQIFGDGKMLTVIAGRPTGV